AAGGAAAAATAATTACAATAAATCAATTTTAATTTATGAAAAGCTTTTAAGTGAAAACTATCCTTTTAAAGAAAGAGTAATTTTTCACTATGCAAATTTAAATACATTAACAAATAACGATAAAGTTGCTTTAGTTTATTTTAAAAAACTAATTCATGATTTTCCAAGCTCAAAATCAATTCCACAAAGCCTTTATTATTTAGCTCAAACTCTTATGAGACTTAAATTAAATGAAAAAGCAATTGAAACCCTTGTAAATTTAAAATCTAAATATCCAAACACACAATATGGCATAGCAACAAATTATTATCTTGGAGAGTTTGCCCTTTATAAAAATAATTTCGAAGAAACACTAAGCTTTTGGAGAAAATATTTAGAGGAAAGTCCAGATGGCCGTTTTGCGAATGAAATTGCAGATATTCTTAAAGGTAATTTAAATTTTAAGTTAAATTCTTACGACTTTTCTTTACTTGGAGATGTCTTTTATCATAAAAAAGATTATAAGAACTCAATTTACTTTTATAAACTAGCAAATAATCCTAAAGATTATTTTAATTTAGGTTATTCACTCTTTAGACTAGCTAGAAAAAGTGAAGCAAAAAACTATTTTTACAAACACACAAAAAATTTTCCAAAAGCAGAAAATGCAAAACTTTCACTTCTTTATGCTTCAAGATGTATACCAAGCTTTATGCAAAGGGCATTTTGGGCAGCTGCTAAAAAAGATATTCCTGAACTTATTTCTTATACAAAATATAAAGAAGCAATCTTAGAAGAAAGCAAAAGAAAGAAAGAAGAGTTGCTTAGAGAATTTATTTCTACTTATCCAGAAAGTGAGTTTATTCTTGATAGTGTATGGGAAATAATGTGGCAAAAAATACAAGATAAAGATTATGCTAGTGCAAAAGAAATTGGAGAGAAATATAGTAACTTAAAATCTGACACAAGCTGCAAAATAGGATTTTGGCTAGGAAAAATTGAAGAAATTACAAATCAAAAGCTTAAAGCAATAGAGTGTTACAAAAAAGTTAGTGATTTATTATTTGATAATTATTATTCTTTTAGAGCAAGAGCTAGATTGCTTGCACTAACTGGAGGTGAAGATATTGGATGGAAACAAAAAATAAGCAATCATACAAATAATGTCAACTACACAATTCCACCTATTATAAAACCTGAGACTATAAAAAGTTATTATGGTGCAACAGTTTTAGAACTTATTAATATTCAAGAATTTAATGAAGCAATCGATTTAATTGGAATAAATAAATCAGCATCAAAAAAAACGACCTCCTGGCTAAAAGCTTTAAATGGTGAATATGAAAGTTCCATAAACACTGCAGCTTTACTCTTAGCTCAGTACAACTTAAAATCAAATAATTCTCTGTGGAAGCTTGCATATCCATTATATTTTTGGGAATTGATTGATGAGGTAAGTAAAGATTATTTAAACATTGATCCTTTTTTAATTTGTAGCTTAATAAGACAAGAGTCAAGATTTGACAAAGATGCAAAATCTATTTCAGGTGCATTAGGACTTATGCAATTAATACCACCAACTGCTAGAACAGTTTCAAGGCAAAAAAATATTAATTTAACCTCGCTTGAACTACTTCAAGCTCCCCAAATAAATATTTTATTAGGTACGCATTATTTAAATG
This genomic stretch from Candidatus Melainabacteria bacterium harbors:
- a CDS encoding transglycosylase SLT domain-containing protein, with amino-acid sequence MKLKLNLALVALLLLVFLVPIQFLFNPQETIPDEKPIAKEKLLKGIRISKVNTEEAINYLENLKDLPKYTDYKRDYLLARLYERKNNYNKSILIYEKLLSENYPFKERVIFHYANLNTLTNNDKVALVYFKKLIHDFPSSKSIPQSLYYLAQTLMRLKLNEKAIETLVNLKSKYPNTQYGIATNYYLGEFALYKNNFEETLSFWRKYLEESPDGRFANEIADILKGNLNFKLNSYDFSLLGDVFYHKKDYKNSIYFYKLANNPKDYFNLGYSLFRLARKSEAKNYFYKHTKNFPKAENAKLSLLYASRCIPSFMQRAFWAAAKKDIPELISYTKYKEAILEESKRKKEELLREFISTYPESEFILDSVWEIMWQKIQDKDYASAKEIGEKYSNLKSDTSCKIGFWLGKIEEITNQKLKAIECYKKVSDLLFDNYYSFRARARLLALTGGEDIGWKQKISNHTNNVNYTIPPIIKPETIKSYYGATVLELINIQEFNEAIDLIGINKSASKKTTSWLKALNGEYESSINTAALLLAQYNLKSNNSLWKLAYPLYFWELIDEVSKDYLNIDPFLICSLIRQESRFDKDAKSISGALGLMQLIPPTARTVSRQKNINLTSLELLQAPQINILLGTHYLNGLISDFNNPLFAVSSYNAGPVAVKNWIYRFNKEGKDLDFFVEEIPYNETRNYVKKVFANYWTYLRIYAAGQT